From a region of the Pseudomonadaceae bacterium SI-3 genome:
- a CDS encoding DUF465 domain-containing protein → MHVEHHPLVKDFPEKLEQLHQLRQQDPKFARKAETYEALDKQICRVEDGVELLDDEALSALKLERVSLKDDIARDLKRASGSCCGGCCG, encoded by the coding sequence ATGCACGTCGAACATCACCCCCTGGTCAAGGATTTCCCCGAAAAGCTCGAGCAGCTTCATCAGCTGCGTCAGCAGGATCCCAAGTTCGCCCGCAAGGCTGAAACCTACGAGGCACTGGACAAGCAGATTTGCCGTGTCGAGGACGGTGTTGAACTGCTCGATGACGAAGCCCTTAGCGCGCTCAAATTGGAGCGAGTATCACTCAAGGACGACATTGCGCGTGACCTCAAGCGTGCCAGCGGCAGCTGCTGCGGTGGCTGCTGCGGCTAA
- the mscL gene encoding large conductance mechanosensitive channel protein MscL (forms homopentamer; channel that opens in response to pressure or hypoosmotic shock), with amino-acid sequence MGMINEFKAFAVRGNVIDMAVGIIIGAAFTKIVSSFVADVVTPPLGMLIGGVDFSDLSIVLKQAVGDSPAVTLSYGRFLQTVFDFSIVAFAIFLAVKGLNSLKRQEAAAPSAPPAPSKEETLLTEIRDALRAQNRP; translated from the coding sequence ATGGGCATGATCAACGAATTCAAGGCATTTGCTGTCAGAGGCAACGTCATCGACATGGCGGTGGGGATTATCATCGGCGCCGCCTTCACCAAGATCGTCTCGTCCTTTGTCGCTGATGTCGTGACGCCGCCGTTGGGTATGTTGATCGGCGGTGTCGATTTCTCGGACCTCTCCATTGTGCTCAAGCAGGCGGTTGGGGATTCGCCCGCAGTGACCTTGAGCTATGGCCGCTTCCTGCAGACAGTGTTCGATTTCAGCATTGTGGCCTTCGCCATCTTTCTCGCCGTCAAGGGCCTCAACAGCTTGAAGCGCCAGGAGGCGGCGGCCCCGTCTGCACCGCCAGCGCCGAGCAAGGAGGAAACGCTGCTTACCGAGATCCGGGATGCGCTGCGTGCGCAAAACCGACCCTGA